The following coding sequences are from one Streptomyces sp. NBC_00536 window:
- a CDS encoding polysaccharide deacetylase family protein, which yields MLCYPDRRTALRAGAAVAAGALTAACGTGRSAAPPAAPPPATRRAAAPAAAPAPRRFAGQPVEIGHGARDSPKVALTFHGNGDPAIARAVLAEAEKAGARVTVLAIGTWLDAHPDMARRILDGGHELGNHTQRHLAINTLPEAEALAEITGCAERLKRLTGSIGTWFRPSQTQYASPLVRTLAQRAGYPHVLSYDVDSLDFTSPGAAAVIRNVTGPILGGSVVSLHFGYADTVDAMPPLLEDLARRKLRAVTTTELLTS from the coding sequence GTGCTCTGTTATCCAGACCGTCGTACGGCCCTGCGCGCCGGAGCGGCGGTCGCCGCCGGGGCCCTCACCGCCGCCTGCGGGACGGGCCGCTCCGCCGCTCCGCCCGCGGCCCCGCCCCCCGCCACCCGGCGGGCCGCCGCGCCCGCCGCGGCACCCGCCCCCCGCCGCTTCGCCGGACAGCCCGTCGAGATCGGCCACGGGGCCCGGGACAGCCCCAAGGTGGCGCTCACCTTCCACGGGAACGGGGATCCCGCCATCGCCCGCGCGGTCCTCGCCGAGGCGGAGAAGGCCGGGGCGCGGGTGACCGTACTCGCCATCGGCACCTGGCTCGACGCCCACCCGGACATGGCCCGACGGATCCTGGACGGAGGCCACGAGCTCGGCAACCACACCCAGCGCCACCTCGCGATCAACACCCTGCCCGAGGCGGAGGCCCTCGCCGAGATCACCGGGTGCGCGGAGCGCCTCAAGCGGCTCACCGGGTCCATCGGCACCTGGTTCCGCCCCTCCCAGACCCAGTACGCCAGCCCCCTGGTGCGCACCCTGGCCCAGCGGGCGGGCTACCCGCACGTCCTCTCGTACGACGTGGACTCCCTCGACTTCACCTCACCCGGCGCCGCGGCCGTCATCCGCAACGTCACCGGGCCGATCCTCGGCGGATCGGTGGTGAGCCTGCACTTCGGCTACGCGGACACGGTCGACGCGATGCCGCCCCTCCTCGAAGACCTCGCGCGCCGCAAACTGCGCGCGGTGACCACCACGGAGCTGCTGACCTCATGA
- a CDS encoding YncE family protein — MTTNRLPRKATVLLAGLVLAALAGCGAADKGKPEALGSDGPARPVKAVPAAPPGLAGMPPLLAPDDVYAADRPNQLSPVVKNFPSRIYVPNTGSNTVSVIDPATYKVVETIPVGVQPQHVVPSWDMKTLWVNNNRGHTLTPINPATGEAGPPVEVHDPYNLYFTPNGKYAIVMASMDKELVFRDPHTMDRVKTVPVTCFGVNHADFSADGRYFIVSCEFSGELLKVDTEKMEVIGQQKLPFEGAMPQDVKVSPDGKTFYVADMMAHGMWVLSGDAFDTPKLLPTGKGCHGLYVSRDSREMYISNRGEGSISVFDFKQNRLTKKWDLPDGGSPDMGGVSADGKVLWLSGRYNSEVYAIDTASGKELAKIPVGNGPHGLAVYPQPGRYSLGHTGIFR, encoded by the coding sequence ATGACGACCAACCGCCTTCCCCGGAAGGCCACCGTGCTGCTCGCCGGACTGGTCCTCGCCGCCCTCGCAGGCTGCGGAGCGGCCGACAAGGGCAAGCCCGAGGCGCTCGGCTCCGACGGCCCCGCCCGGCCCGTGAAGGCCGTCCCGGCCGCTCCGCCGGGGCTGGCGGGCATGCCACCCCTGCTCGCGCCCGACGACGTGTACGCGGCCGACCGGCCGAACCAGCTCTCGCCCGTGGTCAAGAACTTCCCGTCCCGGATCTACGTGCCGAACACCGGCTCCAACACGGTGTCCGTCATCGACCCGGCGACGTACAAGGTGGTCGAGACCATCCCGGTCGGCGTCCAGCCGCAGCACGTCGTGCCCTCCTGGGACATGAAGACCCTGTGGGTGAACAACAACCGCGGGCACACGCTCACCCCGATCAACCCCGCCACCGGAGAAGCGGGCCCGCCCGTCGAGGTGCACGACCCCTACAACCTCTACTTCACGCCGAACGGCAAGTACGCGATCGTCATGGCCTCCATGGACAAGGAGCTGGTCTTCCGCGATCCGCACACCATGGACCGCGTCAAAACCGTCCCCGTGACCTGCTTCGGCGTCAATCACGCGGACTTCTCCGCGGACGGCCGGTACTTCATCGTCTCCTGCGAGTTCTCCGGTGAACTCCTCAAGGTCGACACCGAGAAGATGGAGGTCATCGGGCAGCAGAAACTGCCATTCGAGGGCGCGATGCCGCAGGACGTCAAGGTCTCCCCGGACGGAAAGACCTTCTACGTCGCGGACATGATGGCGCACGGCATGTGGGTGCTCAGCGGGGACGCCTTCGACACCCCCAAGCTGCTCCCCACCGGAAAGGGCTGCCACGGCCTGTACGTGAGCCGTGACTCCCGGGAGATGTACATCTCCAACCGGGGCGAAGGCAGCATCTCGGTCTTCGACTTCAAGCAGAACCGGCTCACCAAGAAGTGGGACCTGCCCGACGGCGGCAGCCCCGACATGGGCGGCGTCTCCGCCGACGGCAAGGTGCTGTGGCTCTCGGGCCGCTACAACTCCGAGGTCTACGCGATCGACACGGCCAGCGGCAAGGAACTCGCCAAGATCCCCGTGGGCAACGGACCGCACGGCCTCGCCGTCTACCCGCAGCCCGGCCGCTACTCGCTCGGCCACACCGGCATCTTCCGCTGA
- a CDS encoding cytochrome P450 gives MSVEQLEGKEGREGAREGGEPLLDFPLSRRGDVLPEECTWLREKAPVARVRTLTGDPAWLVSSYALAKQVLEDERFSLKDTANAGVPRQYALTIPPEVVNNMGNINSAGLRNAVMKALNPRQKGLQDWLAAKAGELIDRLVAEGGPADLRAGFADPFSAALHCQVLGVPFEDWRRLMSGLDVAFMTAREPFADSSLNWYKDVGYFSDALRAQLALPAEERTGLLGKFAELKEADPESAHLTDDMFATVAVSLFGAGAVSTSAFLVLAVLALLQKPELIGYLRAHPERMGKAVDELLRWNLSVGDGLPRIAMADIQVGDVLVKEGELVLVLLEGANFDPAAFERPDELDLERPAPNANLAFGAGRHFCPASALGRAHAEIALSVLVDRLPELRLAVPAENLVWRTGFIKRLPERLPVAW, from the coding sequence ATGAGCGTCGAGCAGCTTGAGGGCAAGGAAGGCCGGGAGGGCGCCCGGGAGGGCGGGGAGCCCCTCCTCGACTTCCCCCTCTCCCGGCGCGGCGACGTGCTGCCCGAGGAGTGCACCTGGCTGCGCGAGAAGGCCCCGGTCGCCCGGGTCCGTACCCTCACGGGCGACCCGGCCTGGCTGGTGAGCAGCTACGCGCTGGCCAAGCAGGTGCTGGAGGACGAGCGCTTCAGCCTCAAGGACACCGCGAACGCCGGGGTCCCCCGCCAGTACGCGTTGACGATCCCCCCCGAGGTCGTCAACAACATGGGCAACATCAACAGCGCCGGGCTTCGCAACGCCGTGATGAAGGCGCTCAACCCGCGCCAGAAGGGGCTCCAGGACTGGCTGGCCGCCAAGGCCGGCGAGCTGATCGACCGGCTCGTCGCCGAGGGCGGTCCGGCGGACCTCCGGGCGGGGTTCGCCGACCCCTTCTCGGCGGCGCTGCACTGCCAGGTGCTGGGCGTGCCCTTCGAGGACTGGCGGCGGCTGATGTCGGGGCTGGACGTCGCGTTCATGACCGCGCGCGAACCCTTCGCCGACTCGTCCCTCAACTGGTACAAGGACGTCGGGTACTTCTCCGACGCGCTGCGGGCACAGCTGGCGCTGCCCGCCGAGGAGCGTACGGGGCTGCTCGGAAAGTTCGCGGAGCTGAAGGAGGCCGACCCCGAGTCGGCGCACCTGACCGACGACATGTTCGCGACGGTCGCCGTCTCGCTCTTCGGCGCGGGCGCGGTCTCCACCTCGGCGTTCCTGGTGCTCGCGGTCCTCGCGCTGCTCCAGAAGCCCGAGCTGATCGGGTACCTGCGCGCCCACCCGGAGCGCATGGGCAAGGCCGTCGACGAGCTGCTGCGCTGGAACCTGTCCGTCGGTGACGGCCTGCCGCGGATCGCGATGGCGGACATCCAGGTCGGGGACGTGCTGGTGAAGGAGGGCGAGCTGGTCCTCGTGCTCCTCGAAGGGGCGAACTTCGACCCGGCGGCCTTCGAGCGCCCGGACGAGCTGGACCTGGAGCGCCCCGCCCCGAACGCCAACCTGGCGTTCGGCGCGGGGCGGCACTTCTGCCCGGCGTCGGCGCTGGGCCGCGCGCACGCCGAGATCGCGCTGTCCGTGCTGGTCGACCGGCTGCCGGAGCTGCGGCTCGCGGTGCCGGCCGAGAACCTGGTGTGGCGCACGGGCTTCATCAAGCGGCTTCCGGAGCGGCTCCCGGTCGCCTGGTAG
- a CDS encoding tRNA-dependent cyclodipeptide synthase — protein MTITVDASFEVLPFTRACRHIWEDGDHVLIGVSPGNSYFTAERITSLSQWATTRFAQVDFVYADLHVDRMFAAFGYTQEHAEKRATKEIKAVRRRILKGVGESGPQDAEIRVRALSEFQGNPVYELLHRRVLHFLETDDEFRKGCEEMALHFVGSKLAEGESITDEQLRVCFDYMAAELPFFLDTPSILGVPSSVAAYHVKMPLTDVLYARGGGLRATRNQAYAVVRPEAVAQTNTNTNTAPAERTVDERRAA, from the coding sequence GTGACGATCACAGTTGACGCATCATTCGAAGTTCTGCCCTTCACCCGTGCCTGCCGCCACATCTGGGAAGACGGCGACCATGTGCTCATTGGCGTGAGTCCTGGTAACAGTTACTTCACCGCCGAGCGCATCACCAGCCTCTCCCAGTGGGCCACGACCCGCTTCGCACAGGTCGACTTCGTGTACGCAGACCTCCACGTGGACCGGATGTTCGCCGCGTTCGGTTACACCCAGGAGCACGCGGAGAAGCGTGCCACGAAGGAGATCAAAGCGGTCCGGCGGCGGATCTTGAAAGGCGTCGGGGAATCAGGGCCCCAGGACGCCGAGATCCGGGTGAGGGCACTCTCCGAATTCCAGGGCAACCCGGTCTACGAGCTGCTGCACCGACGCGTGCTGCACTTTCTGGAAACAGACGATGAATTCCGCAAGGGGTGCGAGGAAATGGCACTCCACTTCGTGGGATCCAAGCTCGCCGAAGGCGAATCCATCACCGACGAGCAGCTGCGGGTCTGTTTCGACTACATGGCCGCGGAACTGCCGTTCTTCCTCGACACCCCGAGCATTCTCGGAGTGCCGTCCTCCGTCGCGGCCTACCACGTCAAGATGCCGCTGACCGATGTCCTCTACGCACGCGGCGGGGGCCTGCGCGCGACCCGCAACCAGGCGTACGCCGTCGTCCGGCCCGAGGCCGTCGCACAGACGAACACGAACACGAACACCGCACCAGCCGAAAGGACCGTCGATGAGCGTCGAGCAGCTTGA